A segment of the Capricornis sumatraensis isolate serow.1 chromosome 8, serow.2, whole genome shotgun sequence genome:
cgagagtactggagtgggttgctgtgccctcctccaggggatcttcccgacccaggaatcaaatctgcatctcttgtgtctcctgcattggcaggcgggttctttaccactaagcagGACACTGAGACCCAAAAGACAACGTGATTCTCGTGCACTCCCAGGAGTCCTGCCTCTGAGCCACGAGTCTTCCACTTGGGAGTCACAATCTCAGTCCCCGAGCTTGCAGGGCTTAGAAATAGCCcatggcaaactctgggagctggacCTTCTGAGCACCCTGGTGCTGGATGCCCGATGAGCTGCAGAGGGACTTGGTTGACTGGGGACTCAGGCGAGAGGTCAGAGTCTCTGGCCTCAGGGAGGAACTGCAGTTTGGGACAAAGGAATAAGAACTCTTCACTGGGTGGAAATGGAAAAATTTGTCTCGGTCAGTGACAGAACACACTCTTTGTTCTTATTTGTTTTCACCTCAGAGCTCTGCAGAGTCCCTGAGGAACTGAGGGGGGAGGGCCGGGGGAGAGAAGGACCTCAAATAAATGGGCCTTGTGGTCCCTTGTCAGCGGCAGGCCCGGGGGCACGGGAAAGGGGAGACAGCAGGAGAGTgagaggggtggggaagaggaggggcagaggggagTCGTGGTTGTGGCCCCGATGGCCCCCCTTCCTCCGCCCCCTACGGTAGGCAGGGGCTGGGATCTGCCACCAGCAAGAGGTGCGGCTCAGTATTCAAGCTTAGTCTAGATGCTGGGGAAGGTGACCCCAGACTCGAGAGTCCTTGAGGTTGGGGACCCTTCCTGAGTCAAGGCTCCACATCCCCCATCACATGGGAACCTCCCCATGCCAAGCCACTGGACTAGGGACTGTGCAGGATAAGGGCCGCTTTGTCAGTCTGAGCACAGTGTCTCCACCAGTGGGGGGCTTCCCGGGGCCAAGGCTGTGTCTCCTTCATCACTTCAGGGACTTACTGGAGGAGGGCCCATCTCCCCATCCAAAGGGCCCGTGGGGCCAGCCCCAGACTCTGCAGCAGCTGTGGCTGACGCAGCCTCTCTGGGTGGCAGGCAACAAGTGGTACAAACGGCATCTCGCCTACCGCCTGGTGAACTGGCCCCAGCACCTGCCAGAGCCCGCAGTCCGGGGGGCCGTGCGAGCCGCCTTCCAGCTGTGGAGCAACGTCTCGGCGCTGGAGTTCTGGGAGGCCCCGGCCACAGGCCCTGCTGACATCCGCCTCGCCTTCTTCCAAGGGGACCACAACGACGGGCTGAGCAACGCCTTTGATGGCCCAGGTGCTGACACTGAGCCTCTCTCCTACAGGGCAGGAGGGAAACCCCTAACTAGGAGAGGCAGTCTGGAGAGAAGGCAGTGGAGGGTTTGCTCCTCCTTTAGACGTGGCCAGGCTGCAGTCCCCTCCAGAGAACCCTCGGTCTTCCCACCTGTAGAATGGGAACAGTGGTCCCTACTCTCTTAGGTACCACATGGCTGAAGGGTTGGCCACATGAGGTTCTGCATGGAAAGTGCTTTGCAAGCTCTAAGGAGTATTATCTCTACTGGGAGAACCTCCTGGGGTCCTGTCCTCCATACCCTGCGTCTTGTCAGGCCGGTGCCTCTCTTGTTCTCCAGGAGTGGATGTTCCCTTAGACCAAGGCTCTAAAAACACCTGGAGGCCACCACAGCTCCACCCCTACTCTCCCACCATGCACTGTACAGTCACTGATGCAGGGCAAGGGACATTCTGTCCCCTCCATGCTGCCTGCTTCACACAGTCACAGCCCAGACTCTTCTGTTTGGCCCCCAAACTAAAGGCTTACTACCCTTTAGTTATAACGTAAACTGCCCTCATCCGCGTCTGCCCAGCACTGGCCTTcatgacctgaatacaggttgtCTATGTATCTCCTCTCTGCTAGGGAGGCAAGGAGACCTCATTAGACCCCTTCAGGACTTAAACCCTGTGTGGCCTGGGAACTTGGGCCCCCACCTCCCCCGTACCCTCCTACTTTCCATTAAGCCCACTCAGCAAAACCCACTTCCAAGCCCTGCTCCTGGGACTCAGGGAGGACTGGGAGAAATCCCGGCTTTACAAGAATCCACATGTACCACTCACATGTGCTTCCGTGTAACTCCCTTCACCCACAATATCGCCATGAGACGCTGATAGCCGTACCCAGGTGGAGTCTGGTTGCTAAGACAGCACTGGACTGGGAGTCAGCTCTCTGATTTGAAACTGGTGTTCGTTCGAGATTATGTCTTCTCCCTTTGAAACCCGCCCATCTGTCTTCCAGGATCACGGTGAGGGTTACACAGTAAGGGCTTACATGGCTCAGAACAACTTGAGGCATGTTCAAAATTAGAAGCAAGTATGCCTCCTACGCTGGCTTACCAGTTGgcaaagaggtaaagaatccacctgccaatccaggagatgtaaaagacgtaggtttgatccctggccaggaagattccctggaggagggcatggcaacccactccagtgttcttgcctagagaatcccatggacacaggggcctcacgggctacagtccatagggtcacaaagaatcagacatgacttagcgggcgtgcacacacacacacacacacacacacacacacacacacatattcctcCTCAAGGCCAGCTCTCCATGCCCCCCTGGAGGCTCCCTGTAATGGCAACCTCCCAACTTTTGTTGGGAGGCCTGCTGGGAGGCCTCCCTTAACTCATTGTTGGGAGTCCCTGCTGGCCTGGGTTCTAAGAAGGCCATGTCAGAAGGACTTTCAATGGGCTTCTAAGCCAGCATCATTGCAGTGCTGATTGCTGACCCTTGGGGAAAGTGAATTCTGAGGGGATAGGGCTCTAGAAACTACAAAACTGCATAAGGGCCCTGCTATAAGCTTGAGAATGACTGATCCAGCCCATCTCCCTCTGCTCACGCCTATTAGAAGCAGGGAAGCAGAGACCCGCAGAGGGAAGgcaagaataaatgaatgcaagtattttttttttcttttttggctgcactcagaggcatgcaggctcttagttaccttagttctctgacaggaatcaaatcctaaccactggacttccggGGAATTCCCCTATATATACTTCTTAATAAAGAAGCCTATACCTCCCCAGAAACAAACCCAGCACCCAGATGAAGAAACAACATTACCAATACCCCAGAAGTCTCATTATGCCCCCTTCTGGGGTAACCACTGATCCCTAATCCTACATCTCTTTGAAAGTAAGTAGTAGTTATTACCCACAGCAGGCTCTAAGTATTACATGTGACATACACGTGCACTGTGTGgtgggctcagtcgtgtctgactctttgtagccctccaggctcctttgtccatggggattctccaggcaagaatactggagtgggttgccatgcccttctccaggggatcttccccacccaggaatcaacccgtcttttatgtctcccgcattggcagggggggtactttagcaccacctgggaaaccctatgggCTGTGCACACATCCTTTTTTAATCTTCAGAACAGCCCCGCGAGGATCGACTCTCTTAGTCAACATTCTCATTTCTCGGATCTAAAAGCTAAGACACAAAGGCCTTAAGCTATCTGCCCAGGTCACGGCAGGTAGGATAAGTGATTAAAACCAGGACTGCAAGCCAGGCAGTTTGGCCCCATGCTCTTTGCACACCACGCTGCCTCCGAGGCGTCCAGACCCACAACCTAGTCATCTGTTCGTTGCTCCACACTTCCGCCTCTGCCAGACTCAATTAGAAGGGAAATCACCCATCAGAAAAGCCCCCACACCCACGCCAACAGCGTTTGCTCAGGGTAGAGGGGGGTGTCAGAGGAGCCGGCTGCCCCTGACTCTCCGCGCCGCCTGCAGGAGGCGCCCTGGCGCACGCCTTCCTGCCCCGCCGCGGGGAAGCGCACTTCGACCGAGACGAGCGCTGGTCCCTGAGCCGCCGGCGCGGCCGCAACCTGTTTGTGGTGCTGGCGCACGAGATCGGCCACACGCTCGGCCTGACCCACTCGGCCGCGCCGCGCGCGCTCATGGCGCCCTACTACAAGAGGCTGGGCCGCGACGCGCTGCTCAGTTGGGACGACGTGCTGGCCGTGCAGAGCCTGTATGGTGAGACCCTCCGGCGTGCACGCCCCTGCTCCCTTACCCGCCCCCTGAGCCCCTCCCCCCCTCCCGCCCGGGACCCCCAAGGCTCTGACGCCGGCTCTTCAAATAGGATTACCCCCTCCTAAGCGCAGGAAACTGGTTTCCCCATCACTGGTCCTTTCCGATCTGCAGCTTCAGGCTCGCCTCAAAGAAAAAGCTCATCTCCCGCTCTGCTGCTTCCCTGCGCCTGGTCTCTAGCATCTCGACCCAGTCCTGGGCACAGCTCTCCTCTGCGTTCCAATTGTCTGTTCCTGCCCAACCCCCGGCCACGCAGTTCCTCTCATACGCCTCCACCaacacccccaccctcaccccgtTATTCCTGCTCCCAGCTCCAGTGGCTCTCTTCGAAACTTTCTCCTCCATGACGTTGATGCCCACTCTTCCCACCCAACCCCCGGCCCCTCGCCCCTGAGCCTGGGTCTGCCTGGCGGTGGACTTAGGCAAGGTCTTCCCCAGAATGAACTGACCGGTGCTGCTGCCCGGAGACTATCTGGACCCAAGGCCTGCTTCGGCCTGGGGGGCTGCGTCCCTGAGTACGTGGGGGCCGTGGACAGGGCCAGGATCCCTGGGATCAAGTCTCCATTTCATATCAGACTAGCAGTTGCTCATGGGCAAAGCATTTCCTCTGTTAGAATCCtcaattttaccttaaaaaaaggaAGGGGGGAATAATTTCGGCCCTGCTTACCCCCGCAGGGCTGGTGTTCTAGTGCCTATGAACGTGCTTTGTAGCCCAAGGAATCTACACAAACATAATAATAGCAGCTGATATTTCTTGAGTGTCTACCATGGGCCAGGCACTTAACACACCCAAGAAGTAAGTATCTTGTTATCcacaaatgaagagaaaagggCCCAGAAAGGTTagataacttgtccaaggtcacatagctaggaaGGTGCAGACCAGGATTCAGGAACTAAGGCCAAATTCTAAGCTTGTTGGACTCTGCCGCCTTCTCACCAGTGCAGTGATGTAATTATCACTGCGGTCATCATCACAGCCTGGGCCCCTGAACTCTGCGCTCCTGCTATCTGCATTGTTCAGGACTCAGGAAAGAGGACCCTCTGCCCTTCTTAGTTCCAAACCCTTATTTGTTTCCCCACTCCAATTTTACCCTTTCACAGACTGTGGGGTAGGAAAGAGGACTTAAGTGTTTGATGCTATAGTTAACACCAACAACCAAGGATAACTTAACCAGCAGCACCCACccctgctctccttccctgcacctGTCAGATAATGAAATAAACCACGGGGGAGGCTTTGAGCTCTCAACACCTCCCCCCAACCAGTATGTGTTCTTTcctgcttccctcctcctccttcccctaccaagggaagccccagggggGCTCAGTGGCCACCCAGCTGCCGGGAAAGCTGTTCACTGACTTTGAGGCCTGGGACCCACTCAGACTCCAGGGAAGGCGCCCTGAAACCCGAGGTCCTAAATATTGCCATTCTTCCTTCGATGCCATCACTGTAGGTAAGATGGTCCCACCGGTGCCtcgctttcttctttcctcccccCAGCAGCTCCAGGGGTCTCCGGAACTGAAGTACAAGGTTGGGAGGGTGGCAATTATAAAATCCAGAAATCCCAAGTCACAAGCATTCCACAGGGTAGCAAGCCCACGCCAAGCAAAACCCTGCTCCCTCCTGCACTTTCCCTTCCGTCCCAGCTGTGCACACGGCATCCTCTCTGCTGGGTCCTGTCTCATCAGTTTGGGAAGCTGGGCCCTAGGGAAGCACCTCCCctggaaggaaggcaggaggcTGACGGTCACTCCTCAACTCTCTCTTGGCTCCGGGCAGACGGACAACAGCGCCTGTACGTTTTTCAAGGGAACCAGTTCTGGGAGGTGACAGCTGACGGCAACGTCTCAGAGCCCCGCCCACTGCGGGAAAGGTGGGCGGGGCTGCCCCCCCACATCGAGGCTGCCGCCGTGTCATTGGAGGATGGAGACTTCTACTTCTTCAAAGGTACCAGCCCTGAGGCAGAGGAGAAAATTAAGTCCTAGCGGGGGAGGAATCTACCCAAGGTCAAA
Coding sequences within it:
- the MMP28 gene encoding matrix metalloproteinase-28; the encoded protein is MAARVGLLLRVLPLLLWGGLDAQRVGRELRREAEAFLEKYGYLSDQGPRRPSSTRFSNAIREFQWVSQLPVSGVLDPPTLRQMMQPRCGVADTDSQMPWTERVSALFAGRRAKMRRQKRFARQGNKWYKRHLAYRLVNWPQHLPEPAVRGAVRAAFQLWSNVSALEFWEAPATGPADIRLAFFQGDHNDGLSNAFDGPGGALAHAFLPRRGEAHFDRDERWSLSRRRGRNLFVVLAHEIGHTLGLTHSAAPRALMAPYYKRLGRDALLSWDDVLAVQSLYGKPQGGSVATQLPGKLFTDFEAWDPLRLQGRRPETRGPKYCHSSFDAITVDGQQRLYVFQGNQFWEVTADGNVSEPRPLRERWAGLPPHIEAAAVSLEDGDFYFFKGSRCWRFQGPKPVWGSPQLCREGGLPRHPDAAFFFPPLHRLVLFKGTRYYVLARGGLQVEPYYPRGLQDWGGVPEEVSGVLPRPDGSIIFFRDDHYWRLDQAKLQTITSGRWATELPWMGCWHANSGGALF